The following proteins come from a genomic window of Macadamia integrifolia cultivar HAES 741 chromosome 14, SCU_Mint_v3, whole genome shotgun sequence:
- the LOC122060449 gene encoding uncharacterized protein LOC122060449: protein MESFNETSGFRYNPSSEAMVDLDGDREFSGLLEIFVHHARNIHNICIYNKQDVYAKFSLTYSPDETLSTRIINGGGKNPEFNENLRMKITQLDAVLKCEIWMLSRARNYMEDQLLGFTLVPMSLVAGKGKVSQDFTLSSTDLFHSPAGTVKMTLFLDTSLPVNSSAKSFSDSPTNSSISSEVVLLDPKNSEELDPVEYGRIEFPDINVVKENQKMVSEYFNIADHSAASRLSVVGPASFLHLGACSESVDDYDMTVNSSEENYGGSISPSGSKQNSGFFSTTTSLSDDRNSVDSMEKKSHVASDIPNSNVEAHQISRASPDTPTSKKGIDREEKEASFTSKEEEDGSKDNLHPVELGPAFTAPLGNINLEAEQNAMQRQIVDMYMRSMQQFTESLEKMKLPMDLDKLEPDKNGVVIHTHNKNLETDKKKKDGSRVFYGSRAFF, encoded by the coding sequence ATGGAATCTTTTAATGAAACATCTGGGTTCCGTTACAATCCTAGCTCTGAAGCAATGGTAGACCTAGATGGAGATAGGGAGTTCTCTGGCCTTCTTGAGATATTTGTTCATCATGCCAGGAACATACACAACATTTGTATCTATAACAAACAAGATGTGTATGCAAAATTTTCCCTTACTTACAGTCCTGATGAGACACTGTCAACTAGGATCATAAATGGAGGTGGGAAGAACCCTGAATTCAATGAAAATTTGAGGATGAAAATAACCCAACTGGATGCAGTCCTCAAATGTGAGATTTGGATGCTCAGTAGAGCCAGGAATTATATGGAAGACCAGTTGTTGGGATTTACCCTTGTCCCAATGTCGTTGGTGGCAGGGAAAGGTAAGGTGTCCCAAGATTTCACCCTTTCCTCCACTGATCTCTTCCATTCACCGGCTGGAACTGTCAAGATGACTCTGTTTCTTGACACATCTCTGCCTGTTAATTCGTCTGCCAAGTCCTTCTCTGATTCACCTACTAATTCATCCATAAGTTCAGAGGTTGTGTTATTGGATCCCAAGAATTCTGAGGAATTGGACCCAGTTGAATATGGGAGAATTGAATTTCCTGATATCAATGTGgtgaaggagaatcagaagatgGTTTCTGAGTATTTCAACATAGCAGATCATAGTGCTGCTTCAAGGCTTAGTGTGGTAGGACCTGCTTCCTTTCTTCATCTTGGTGCTTGTAGTGAGTCGGTAGATGACTATGACATGACTGTAAATTCTTCAGAGGAGAATTATGGTGGATCCATTTCTCCAAGTGGAAGCAAACAAAATTCCGGTTTCTTTTCAACGACAACCAGCTTAAGTGACGACAGGAACTCAGTTGACTCAATGGAGAAAAAGAGTCATGTTGCCAGTGATATACCTAATTCAAATGTTGAGGCTCATCAGATCTCCCGGGCTTCTCCGGATACGCCAACGTCGAAGAAAGGGATTGATAGAGAGGAGAAAGAGGCCAGTTTCACAAGCAAGGAAGAGGAGGATGGATCCAAAGATAATCTGCATCCTGTGGAGTTGGGTCCAGCTTTTACAGCTCCACTTGGGAACATCAACCTCGAGGCTGAGCAGAATGCAATGCAGAGGCAGATAGTTGATATGTATATGAGAAGCATGCAACAGTTTACAGAATCATTGGAAAAGATGAAGCTCCCAATGGATCTTGATAAACTGGAACCTGACAAGAATGGTGTTGTTATTCATACTCATAACAAGAATCTGGAAAccgataaaaagaaaaaggatggcTCAAGGGTATTCTATGGTAGCAGAGCTTTCTTCTAA